The DNA region TGGTCCGGCTATCCCCTGGTGATCTGTTGTAATTGCGTACTAGTAATTATTGTAAGTGTGACCAAGATGGGTCTAAttgtaccaaattttgtattgtatattgaaaCCCCACACACATTTGCACTTTGTACACACACCTGCACAGTAGTATGCACTTGCAAAATGCACATTAGCACCTATGCAGTTGTTGTCTCTCAAATCTCCGGTAATTTACATTTCTGTATTACAGAATGGCGTCACATATGAATACCCCCGATATTCCTGATGACGTTATGCCTGTGCGCGACAGTAAATATTACACACCCCTTGAATTCAATGATATTGTATCGTATAGTTCAgataatatttcacttcttcatataaactctaggagtttgaataaaaattttgaatatttggaaaatcttttgcactctttaaacaattttgaattttctgttatTGGAATAAGTGAAACTTGGTTACATCAAAACTCCCCAGATATCTTTAATTTACCCAATCATAAATTAGTTAGGGCTGATCGTCAAGGAAAAAGGGGTGGCGGTGTTGCGTTTTATATTGCGcaaaatttacagttcaaaatcCGTTCTGAAATCACGTTAAGATATGCAGAAAcgttatttattgaaattgagaACTCACTCtctaaaaatgttattataggtttaatctatcgacctcctgatctgaattgtgaattattttgtgatgaattggatttatatctccataagataggtaatgaaagtaaacatgtttttatttttggtgatttcaacattaACTTTTCGCCCACATCCGATAACAATAATTCccttaattttatgcatttaatgtattcatatggGTTTATGTCAATTATCAATAAACCCACCAGGATAAATCCACACTCGTCAACtcagattgataatatattttcgaatgtgtataataatacaattatggggggtatattatgttctgaagtttctgatcatttaccaatattttcaatttgtgaatgtaaAGTGGGTCGTAATGAattacatgataaaatatggtattATAAAGAGTCAAAACGTAATGTGGAATTATTGAAACAGAATTTATTTTTAGAGGAATGGACAGATATTTATAGTATTAACAATGTTAATTTggcatataaatgttttaatgataaattattatattattatgaaaataatattcctttatgCAGAATAAAAATTAACCGAAATAAACCAAGAAATCCTTGGATTAcaaaaggtattttgaaatccataaaaactcgtaattttttgtataagttacacattcgtaacccaactgaatttaatttgaatatgtataaaatttatcgaaataaattgacaaaattgattcgtttatcccgcagattatatttttctgacagaatgaaaaaggtttcttcgaatattaatgcaacatggaaaattattaaagaggtcctaggtaaaaagcctgattctccgccaacggatgatatcacattaaacggtattaaaataaatgatCCCAATATGTATGCTAATTCATTTAACTCATTTTTCGTTAACATCGGTCCGGAACTTGCTACTAAAATTAGCAATACttctgctcattttacagattacctttttgaccaaaatcaagaGTCTATTTATCTTAATCCAACAAGTCCCAGTGAAATCATTAGTATCACTAAATCTTTAAATAGCTCTAAATCTTGTGGCTCTGATAAAATAAGTATGatgttattgaaagaaatagtttatccactcgcagaaccgttaagttatatatttaatctttctttatcacaaggtattttccctgatctgctgaaaatagcgaaagttaatcctgtacataaaaaagatgatcctcatgaaattagcaattatcgtcctatttctttattgccTAGTATATCcgaaatcttagaaaaaaattgtttataatagacttcttaaatttattaataagtatgatttacttattcccaatcaatatggtttcagaaaaaattattcaactgatttagcactaatacaaatttatgacaaaattacgagtgcttttgcaaacaaagaacatgttacaggtatattttgtgatttgagtaaagcattcgatactcttgatcattctattttactcacgaaacttagtcattatggtattcgaggaCAAGCACATTCATGGCTTAAAGATTATCTAACTAATAGAAgacaatatgttatttttaatggttgtgaatctgacccccttttaattaaatgtggtgttcctcaaggctcaattctaggcccattattattccttctttatgttaatgatattataaatacatcctctcttctctcttttgttctatttgctgacgatacgaatatattttattctcataaagatCTTAAGATTTTACATGACActctaaatattgaaattagtaaagtatcaaattggtttaagtctaataaactttctttgaatataaaaaagactcattttattcatttcaaacttcattctcataatgaagatacgttgatacatattaacattgatgatatcccattagaaaagaaaatgaattcaaaatttctaggagtatatatagatgaaagtttgacttggaatgagcatttacatcatgttacaacgtgtatttctagaaatatagggataatttccaagctgaagttctttcttcctcgttcaactttatttctattatataattccttaattctcccatatataagttattgcaatgttgtatggggtacttgcggctctaccaaaataaattctatatttaaattacaaaagaaagttatacgtatttgtacagaatcgcattttctggctcatactgattctttatttcatgagcttaaaacattgaaggtttttgatttgaatattattcaagtagcagtaattatgttcaaatatatacatcatcaacttccatcatcgtttgataacatgtttaggttcaatacttctgtccattcgtaccctactcgtatatgtagaaatttccaccttttgaatcccaaattattagtgacacataaatctataagataTTCGGGTCCggatatttggaataatctcccggataatataaagtcttgttcaagtatttattctttgaaagcttcacttaaacgatatttgatacaattatattctccaaaccaattgagctaacaaatatttatagtatagattgtcatcttattgtcaatctctattttcttccttcaactgcatcttgcactttcacctgcaactgcactgcactcacctgatcaccttcctccaagagagttatgtcgttggatagtcattttatgaggcctccatccatttcaagtttaatcgcttatgatggtggtctcctgcattcaattatctctgttgtttactgaaaaatactgtatattttatttcatgtttctgtgtatcaacattgctcaatgcaatcacctatgtgaatctatttatgtactgttatcgatttatttcactgcacttgttattctttgtctttgtactttttgaagtttgcattcaaattgcatttgattgaatgcagaaataaaagcaaacaaacaaacaaacaaaacaaaatatgaaacgAAGGAAAgtacaataaaatacaaaagaaagacCACATTTAAATCCCCCtacataacacacacatattcacatTTTTGGGTCTTTATacgtaaatatatatatatatacatacattggtccgtcgggtattcgagcttgggtctgcctgaaccgctatgacgtctccgtggccgagcggttaaggcgttggcgttccatgccaaagactcGGGTTCGAGTCCctgcggagaccaatttttcaactcttgcgcttttccgaaaaggaggaacagtaagaggaataataatgtcaaagctacgcaccgattttctccttcctttctcatatctcacatatgcAAAATTATCCAGGAGAAGCCAAAAAGCTGTTGTAGTGGTGACTTCTTTCACAAAAACATTATCCCAATTCACCGCTACGTGAATCTCATTGGAAGATCCAGCTGAGGCACGCGGCTGGTTATTATTCATAACTCTCTGCCCCACAAAGGAACGTGTGCATAAAGTCAAAGAGTTGAAAGGTTGGTCCGTCGGGTATTCgagcttgggtctgcctgaaccgctatgacgtctccgtggccgagcggttaaggcgttggcgttccatgccaaagactcgggttcgagtcccggcggagaccaatttttcaactcttgcgcttttccgaaaaggaggaacagtaagaggaataataatgtcaaagctacgcgccgattttctccttcctttctcatatctcacatatatacatatacatatatatatacatatatatatatatatatatatatatatatatatatcaaaacaagcaaacaaaaatcacaACCAAACCGAAGGAAGGGAGCTGGTGGCTGCATTGACCCTTTGCACCCCATCTTCCCCAACAttaccccccacacacacacacacatacaaaatatgaactttACTCttcacaaacatacaaaagagCTCATCAGATAATTTCCATGTAAGGGTGACCTTAAAGTTTCAGTTGCATGGGATTcaagtttccaatgtttttcgattatatatatattttttagaTAATTATAAACCTGtcatgaaatacgaaagagcacatagttctaagaggaattcaaagtttatttgatgaaaatcggttttgcaatggctgagatatccaaaataaaataacaatgaaaggtgggacccaccttttattagaatcactttgttttattttgtatttggatacaGTATCTCATCCATTTCGTGTCTCAAATCGTGTCTCAGATATAGGCATAAACGCTACTTGTACTAAAGAtcgtctggaaaaaaaaaaacaaacaaacaaacaaagcaaaacaaaataaagcaaaaattaCCCAGTGGCAGGATCACGGCTAGAAAAAGAGATATAAGATATATAAACCATATCGCTCATCTGTTTAGCTtatttcttctctttattttcttttctttatctcGCTACTCTTAATTCTTCGTCTGCTCACTTCTGGTTTTCCCCTCCTCACAAACCTGCTCCTTCTTCCACTTGATTACTTCATCATAACAAGCCTTCTTGTATTCACTTTTTGTGAGTATCTTGCACTTGTACTCGTCTCGTATGCGGTATACAAACGTATGGATCTCCACCGACGATTCTGACTACACAAAAATCGGAAGCTCATGATCATCGGTATCGTTCTATCTGCCGACCAATCACGACGTTAGAAGGCAAAAGGAATAAGTCACGTGATTTCCAGCTGTGGCGCGCTACATTTTAATTCCGCGCGAAAGCGTTTAAAGGGACCAGAGATCAAGCGGTAGGGTACGAGAGTGTGCACTCGTACACAAGCTATTGAGTATCAGCCAACCAACATAACGTAGCAAACGTACAGGAACAATGCGTGTGTGATGTACGAGTTTGAACGAATGTGTCGTCCAGCCGTCTAGATGCATCGTCTACAACAAACATTTACGACAGTTTTTAATCAGATATCAGGAGTGTTTCGGCAGGAACAAGTAAAGAAGCCACCGTCTAACGAAACCATGTATCAATTAGGGGTGCAACATCAACAGAACTTCGAAAATATGTAAGTACCGTAAACGAAGGCGCTCGCGCGCTCTTGCTTGCTTGCCAAAAGAAAGCATGTAGAAACTaaattgtcatgcattgtaAACTAACTTTAAGCACTTTATCGCTATCAAGTGATCATAGTAGGAATACTAGAAATCTACCTGGTTGTAAAGATTTCCTGAAcccaaacacacagacagaaattgTCACTCACAGTAATTTCTGCAGGAGCACATATCCTGCACTGCACTGAGCATTGCATTGCTGAGCTTGGAACTCAACGTCACAAACGTAAAAGTAAAACAGTGTGTGTTGGTAGAGCGTCTATATTCATAGCCCAGTTTGCTGATAGGACAGGTCCACCATGTCTATAGACCCTATAGGGCCTACAAGGATGAAGATGAAACTGTCAGTCAGGATATGGATTCCCACACATGTCAACTGAAAGTGGAACATCAAACACGTACAAGCCACCCATAATATGACCACAGGCACAGTGCCAGCTCCAGGGGTCTAAGTTAAAATTTTACTAAATTTGACGTAGTGCCTGTTACACTTTAGTTGTACAGGTAGAAACctacaacatgtacaatttatacaatgtattgcttTCGCGCATGGTGACATGGGAGGTTGAACCGTGGTGTTTCGGCGGGTGCCGTACGGTAAAAACCAGAAGAAATAttcatgaattggagctgacggccttctTTGCAGCATGAAGTTTTcgcaaactgccactggcattcaatgcatgtaatGGTTCTACTtctagtgtagacaagaactttcgtgtgaaCTTTGATTTCATGCATCTTGGTTAGTTAATTTTGGAAAATtcaatgcatgcaaaaatttgtttttccaGCACACTAGTTCTACCAGTAGTCTAGAACCCCTAgtgcatgataaaatgtaaATCTAGCTAGATGAGGTTACATGTAATTTCATTGTCAACCAACTGCAGCTTGTGCTGGCTAGACTCTGTCTATTCAACGTTAGACTTAGAGCATTGCCATTGCTACATGTACCAGGTGTGTGTTTAGTAAAGCTACATATAGGAAATGCAAGAGAATAATTATCATCACTGCATTTATACTACACAATTGTAAGTGGAGGTTTAGGGCACAGGCGCGTGCTCTCCATGAAGTGCTTCAAATGACTTGTGCCCTTTAGAGTTTGCTCATACAGAGAGTCACGACCCACCGAGAGCACACTGTCGCTAGAAGTGGTCAAGAGAGGTACatggtgtacattgtatgaactgTCATGGTAACCTTTTCTCATGGGAACTTCAAGTTGAAACAtgatattactgtaaaaccagacatttttgCATGCCTGTGAGGAGCCTATAGGGCCTattcatgaaagtaaaatgcatgtgaagtTCAACAAATCCCTGTATTAATTACCAATACTATATAGTTCATACAGCAGTTACTTGATGGTCGACAggtcatgaaagtttcatgccttaaatgtttatgattttacagtaggcctatgcagAGTGCCTGCAGCAGCTTGCAgtacaatacactgtacactgttaCTGTATATCGCTAGCATGTTCGAATATTGTTGCAGTTGCACTCAGGACAGTTCAACCAAATCACAAGTGCCTTCAATCCGACCAGGTTTTGGTCACCACTTCCAGAGCACCAAAATGTTGAGTGAACGCTTATACAGAGTTTAGAGCACTTTTGAAGGAGCACTCCCTAACCTAGCATGGAGAGGGTCATTACTTGAGGGTGCTTCAATCAGGGTTTGATTGTCTGTTCCTACGGAGTTTAGAGTCCTGTAGGAGTGCTCCTGGAGGGCTCAAAATACCCTGTATGTGGGATGTGAGACATGGATCTATAAACCATGTAACATGTTGAGGTAATTGTTTACAGCAGCAtaggacctacatgtacatgtacatgcaaacaattcaatcaatgtttgtgtTGCACATCTGCACTGAACACAAACAATTTGTTGCCTATAATTACATATTTTAAATAGATAAGTGGTTATGTGACCTGAAATATGCATTTGCCACTGCACTGGCTAAATTTTTGAAGCTGTCATCGTAGTTTTAATCTTTGATACATTGTAATCTAGATTTTCTTACAAGGGCAATACATGAGTCAATTATTAAGGATATTTCTTGCATTCTTGTGGCTTAGTATGacttaattttattttttaatggtTTCATTGTATAGGATGGCATGTGGTATCTGTTTGGAGCCGAGGCTTCGGATGGTGACAGGTCAGTGCCAGCACAGGTTCTGTGTTCAGTGTATCTATGACGACAAGGGAGCGAGGAAGCGAGGTTTGGAGAGATGTCCGTCTTGTCAGCTGGACAGCGCATTCCCAGTGACACGGTGAGTTAATAACATCATTTTACTGCTCTTTCACTTTCTTACTGTCAATTTATACTGAACTCACCTTCTGACAGCAAGAAAGGAGTGTAAAATGGGTAGGAAAACAAACTTCTAGACAGTAGTAAGAATTTAGTTGTAAGAAGTGTAGTTTTTGAGCTCTAATGCCACAGTGTGTTGCTACCTTACATCATGTAAGATCTCTTATTTACATCACCAGTAGACCAGCCAAGTTTCTGCAATTCTGCCAGAGACTTCCTGCAAATTAGTTATTTCTTCATGTCCTGATATAAGCATATATAAGCCTCCCTGCACGGGAATTTTTATCACCTCCAGTAATGCATTTAATGCACAAGTGTCTTCCTCACTGCTCTGATCTTTGGGATGTCCCTGGTTTGTGATATGAACGTTGGCAGCCCTACACACAGTTGTCAATCTGCATGGAACATGATGTTGCAAGAAAGAAACTCTAAATGCTGTAAATATAAGTATAATgtagttgccagacatggaggTGATCCTTGAGATACAGTGCTCCTAATTTAAACGATGTTAAGTGTCACTTAACATGTGTGAATGCAAGAGTGCAAGATGTGTGAATGCTTTAACTTCTGTAGAGATTGTTCAGAATGGGGAATAAACATTGgtgcttttgttttcttcagatgTGAATACATCAGTTTAAATGCATCTCATGTTTGATGTAAatttaatttttaaaaatcttttaaTTTGCCCAGTAGCTATTTTATCCACagttatttgttgttttcttcattgttgAATATTCTTGCATGAATGATAGAAAAATCAATTCATATGAGATCTACTCTCATTTATTCACAATTTTTACAGTTTTCATGAGAGAAAAtggtaaaaagaaatcattcttTCATGCATATTTCCAACAGGCCAGTCATTCCAGAGGACATGGTAGAAATCCAGAGAGCTCTTGGTATCGGAGCTTGTGACGTGTGTGGAGAAGAGATGTGGCTGCGGGAATTGAGTGATCACACAAGGTAACGAATGAAGTCATTAGGCCTGTAACGATCAAACTTACTACATTATGCAGGACTGTGAACCAATTAACAAGTAGGATATTATATTACAAAGGACATGTTCCCACCTAAATGCATTTGAAAGCTGAAGTCTTTATTGATTATACGGCCTTTTGTATAAATACAGAGGTAGCTCTGCAAAAATTTATATTTCGCTCTTGCAACTAGAAAGACATTGAGAAGATTTCAGTActttatcatatatgtattttgttttaaggGTCAGTCTTTTACATTTAGCTTACCAACCTACTCTACTTTAATATTAAGATGATTTTCTTACAGAAATACAGAAACTCAGTCGGTCTGGATGCCAACCAAAATCTGAAGTTTCTGTAGTCCTTTTTAGCCCCTTGAAGTCTGTGAAATTTATTGATATTGGATATTGATTGTGCTTAGAAATCACCTAAACTCTTTATGGACATGGAAAATAACTCATATTTTGGGTGCTGTTTATCACTGGAGCTTATACAGTGGCACTTCCCTAAAATCATTGACTCATTTTAATTGTCCCTTGTGGATTGCAAACATGGGAAAACGGCAGAGcatatttttgaattttgatcttttttttttttttttggtggggagGGGTCAATTCTTCCCATGTTCTTTGACAAAAATCTTCAAACATTACAAATGCCCTAATACcatcattt from Diadema setosum chromosome 1, eeDiaSeto1, whole genome shotgun sequence includes:
- the LOC140245675 gene encoding uncharacterized protein, producing the protein MASHMNTPDIPDDVMPVRDSKYYTPLEFNDIVSYSSDNISLLHINSRSLNKNFEYLENLLHSLNNFEFSVIGISETWLHQNSPDIFNLPNHKLVRADRQGKRGGGVAFYIAQNLQFKIRSEITLRYAETLFIEIENSLSKNVIIGLIYRPPDLNCELFCDELDLYLHKIGNESKHVFIFGDFNINFSPTSDNNNSLNFMHLMYSYGFMSIINKPTRINPHSSTQIDNIFSNVYNNTIMGGILCSEVSDHLPIFSICECKVGRNELHDKIWYYKESKRNVELLKQNLFLEEWTDIYSINNVNLAYKCFNDKLLYYYENNIPLCRIKINRNKPRNPWITKGILKSIKTRNFLYKLHIRNPTEFNLNMYKIYRNKLTKLIRLSRRLYFSDRMKKSLLIQRVTTHREHTVARSGQERMACGICLEPRLRMVTGQCQHRFCVQCIYDDKGARKRGLERCPSCQLDSAFPVTRPVIPEDMVEIQRALGIGACDVCGEEMWLRELSDHTSLCLRSPRPTTSQSHTSSGDSVRRSGRKKKKQKHCRQSKGGNEVMQLLGDFGHGVSTRSHTNSLGHLDSGKSSKRKRRSAARTKLRPY